The following is a genomic window from Neodiprion lecontei isolate iyNeoLeco1 chromosome 4, iyNeoLeco1.1, whole genome shotgun sequence.
cgTATGACGCGTGATGAAATTCCTGGCACTTGGGAATGGGGGTCGAGAAAATGCCGAGGCAAGACTTATTGACGTTCTAGCTGGGGTCAGGAGAGTTTAGGCAGGCCAGTGGGTAAGACGACATTAAATATGAAGACGGCACTTCGGGGAATTTCCTGCTATAGGTATAACGAGGGGCGCAGGAACGAGGTTCAGAGCCCTGGAAGCTCGGACGGAAACAGGCATCCTTCGTTCTTCGTTGCCCCGTCGTCTTGGTTGCGGCGATCGAAACTCTTCGGAGGACGATGTCGAGGACGCGAACGAGGAGGAGGGAGGATCATCAGCGGTCGGAAGGAGCATTTGGATAATTAGAGAAAGGCGACAGCCGGTGAAACGTTCTGTTTGAGAAGTCTTAATTTTCGTCATCTTTTTCTGATAACGAATATGAGCGAGCCGGTGGAAGGATGATCTTGAACCGGAGGGTAATCTGCGGATTATCAAGTCACATGTATTTCGAGCgagaaaggagaagaaaaataattaaaatgaaaaaattgtaaaaattattcgaaagaATGAATGGCCGACTATTTCTCCCGTTACAGAGTTTTTGTGTTGACAATAATCTCCCGAATATCGGATTCCGAAGCGGGGATTTAAAGCCGGGATTTGGATTCACGCTGATTGCATCCGTTTCCTGGATTTCAAACCACGCGTGCGGTGGAAATGCATTGCATGTTTGCAATTGACAGAAGTTGGAGCCCCGTGACGGAAACATAAGCTGACCAGCACAATGACACGATGGAACGTTATAAATTTTGcgtgaatttttcaccgtttccgCTCTTTTATCGTCGTCATTCATGCTCGTTCCTTCGTGTCTATTTCTGCATACCTCGGCTCCAAGTCATTCGTATCTCTCGCATAAATGGGGGCGATTCGTTTCGCCCATGTGTTTCCTACTCCGATCGTTTTTCCCTGTACCCATCGAACCACAGCTCGAGTCAGCAACAATAGGCATTAATGTCTTATGATCCGTAAAAGCTACAATTCACCATCACCATGCGCCATTATGGGGTAGGTCAGTCCGGTGCATCGTTATTAATCCGTATATCGACGTGTGTTGCCATAGTTTATTTCATGGGAGTAAACGATACTTCAAAGTGCGCCAATTAATAcacgagaaataaaaattcataagggttgtttttcattttcgaaagcGTTAATATTCACTCGAATTCTTTCGAACGTCGAAAGTTTCCGCGCTGCTGTGACTGATACAAAAAGTCGTTTTTCCAGTCACGcgcaattatttgttctcccCACTCAGACAACGTCTATTATTGCTTCGTTTTGTCAGTGTGACTGATGAGGTTGTTGCGGTATAGAGAACTTTCAGCCCTCGAATTCGttagaatttttaattacaaacgAAGCCTTGATGTGCCTGCAGTAATAGGTGTCATCGAGTTAGCAAGCAGATCGCTTTGCCGtttattctattattttcCCCAGCTGTCTGGGAGCGCTGTAGTAAGGTTAGGATCGGCTGCGCCTAATTGCTCGCACGAATTCAATTAGCCCAAATCGGAATATCGAGTGAAACGTGATGGATGGTTCTCCCCGACTCCACCACACGTTTCAAATATCCACGAAAGGAAATATTGCAGAAGCGTTATAGACGCGGGGATAATATTGCTCCGAATTCTTGTTCAAACTAAATCCATCAACAGGTCTTGTTCGGCGCTGTAGTTTCATTTGTATCAATCACCTGGATGACAGCTTCAATTGATTAACTTCAATAAAATTCCTCCAACCAGTATTATCGATACGTGTATCAATTTGTCTCACAATTAAATATCatgtctttttcttcttctcatctCGACTCCcgttattcgaaattttgtatttgCAACATCATGGTTTTGCATACTCGCAGGTTGCGCGGTAGGATTACCAAATTGTTTCATAGTAGCAGGTGTGTATTTTGGCAGTGTGGTAAATACGAAGCGATCGATCCACAGCTGCacttgtacatatatatatatatgtaaactGTCAAAGCCACCGATTGCAACTAATACTTTAAGTCCTCCGATTGGAAaatcgataatttataatgGTATGTCGATTAGTGGCGCAAAGAGGGTGAATTGCTTGTGTTTGACAATGGGGTATAGGGTTCCACTATGAGAGTgtgagggagagaaagagaaaacgaataaaaaagaaagagaagaaaaaaatacagcccACCCTCAGAAACGTGATTCATTTTTGGATTTTAGCTTTAACGTGGGGACTGGGGGCTTTCCCGCGGGACAATAACGGCCACGGCTCATCGCCTGTCCCGCACATTTATGCACTTACAGACTGAGTAACCGTGCAGTGATTGAGCACCGagtatatatgtacgtgtacatatatatgtatgtatgtgtgtgtacatgtatacatatatatatatatatgtatatatacgtgtacaatTTGCCAGGAGTAATCTGACCGTCTGGGAAGCGTGATGAGCAAGCTGACGGTGTCGGCGAAATTTGAGGTATATACGGCTGAGAATTGCTCCATCTTCACGGTGGAAATCGATCGCACTGGGGTGCAGGGCGAGGCATGGATGAAGGGTTCAGAACTTCCAAAGGCATTACAGGGTTAGCGTATAAACTGTCTAGAGTTGGCGCATCAACATGATCTTGCAATCTAAAAGTTTCTTACTCCCCCCGGGATATTGCCGCGCTTTATTTTCACTCTCAATTGCATCCGAGTTTGACCATTGAGACGAGGTAAAACTTAAGCGAGGCATGTATTTCGTTGAAATCTTACATCGCCCAAAAGTCTTCTGGCAACATCAGACGAGTTTATCTTcggtcaaaaattttatttcatgatTAATACCATCACTTTATAGGGGCACCGCCATAACTATACTCAATCACTACTTTAGCTCAACTGAACTTCCTGCATCACGGCCTTCACGAATAAAATGTTTTGTTAACACTCAAATTCTGTTTTGCCGTTGTAACAGTTTCGCTATTATCGCTATcaggttattattattattggattTTCATCAATTCAAAACATGGTCGGCACATTTCAGTTGGAGATATGTATTCATCTTGTACTTGACCAACAAATCTAAATGcgatgtattttatttcttttttttttaaacgtgtTGTAAATCTCGGAAAATATTATCTCGACGCATCTTTGTATCGTTAATGACGAGATTGATGAACATTTCATCGGGCTTGTACAATTTCTGTTCTGacagtaaatgaaaaacatttcttgcaactgtttcgataaattttttggttacgAAAGTAGATGTagcagaattttttaaattaaaatcacaAAACTTCAGCCAAGTAATGACTGATTCCGAGTATAGCCGACAAATAGTTTTAATATTGCGTGAAGAGAGAAAACAGGATAATGTTTTTCCGATTCCTTATGAAGTCAATTTCGCAAATCcttattttctcaaattatatCTCGAAGCAACGTTTGATGGTTCGATGAAGAAACGGGAGAAACATCGGTATGAGCTCAGGGGCGACACAGGATGAAGAAAGGGGAATTCCCAGGTTCCACTGCAGCCACGCGCCCAATGCGTTCCCAGTGCTAGATGGATGCCGAAAAGAGCCAGGGACTGAGCTGAACGCGACACGTCACCCGACAGCAGCTACTTAGTGGAATGGAATTTATCAGCGCCGAGGCCCGTCAAATAAGATTCAAATAAGACGAGGGTCACCCATCCCCGGCTCGCGAGTCGCTTGTCTGCAGGTTAAGGCACTTTAATGTGTTTGCATTGGAAATGGTGGCCCTGCTATAATCCTATAAACCCGCGTGTTATTAGAATACAAATGAGCGAGAGTCCGGGTGGTCGGAGGATTTTTATTAATCTACATACTCTGACGTCGCGGGGTTGTAAGTATCGCGTGGCCGGGATCAGAACTTTACCGGGACGCAAGAATTCTCCTCCAGCTCGACCTAATCCCCGAGTTCATTTTGTAAACAATATATTAAAACGGAACCCGAAAACGGGATCCAGGGGGATCGATCGTCGAACGCTTCTCCGTCATCTTGAATCAGCTGTACACACGTGTGTATTCCTTTCCGCATGACGTGCGGCTGGGTTTTATCCGCCCTTTGACCCGCGTACTCACGTTACTTCGGCTAATTTGTAATCAACTGATTAAAGCGGCGGAATTATGTCTTCCTACCTGCGGTGGTAAAGCAACCGCTATATGAACGACACGGCCTCACGTCGATACCGACCATGCTGTGTAGCCCACACGCACTGACCCACGTGAAGTTTAGTTACGGTATGATGTATCACGCGCTGCGCCGTACGTTAACCCCTTCATTAGCAGTGCTTTGAGCCACGACCCTGCCTTCCAGACAGAGCTGGCCAGCCGCTGCCACCCCCAACCGCTTACAGCTCACCCGACCGTCCCATCCCTCAACGGCTCTCTATTTAATCCCAATTAACGTCCAGCCATCGCTCGCTCTGCGATGTTGCGGAATAAAAAGTCTCCACTGACAAAGAATTGCGCGGGGAGAAAATATTGCACAGCTGATGCTTCTGCAGTGTAATACTCGTTATCCTTTTTTGTTCTCGAAAGTAATTCGATACGGGAACCGAATTTTTGCCAAGTGACCGAATTAGGAAAGTCTGCGCGGTACGACTCTTACTTTTGATACTTGGAAGCCTTCGCCTTTAACTCCGTCTTGGGTTACGCGACTTGTAACGAGGCAGTAACTAGTTTCGTACGTAAGAAAATAAGACTCGAAACCCCGCTCGGTAACAAAagagattttattatttactggGGTGTTTAATGGTTTAGCATGATTTTATGAATCCATGGAACGTAAGCCGACACTCGCGTGTAGACCGAAGGCGCGTTCCGACCTCCGCAAGGAAAGAGTCCCCAGGATACGACGCCCACGATCTCCGCTTGGCCGAAGGCGTTGACCACCACCAAAGGACCCCCCGAGTCTCCCTGGAGAGAACAATCACCGGATTGAAAATTTGGTCCGTCGCTTGTTTAATCTGCCGCGAAAGCACGTGAAAAGCCTTTGTTTCAACCAGGCCATGCGTGCTGACACAGTTTCATTCTAAGCGTTTGTATTGGTGAAATACTAACCTTACAAGCGGACTTTGTACCGTCGAGAGGACCGGTGCAGATGTTTGTGGGATGTAAAGGGTTTCGACCCTCGTGACGCAGAGCCTTGTCCAAGGCGCGTTTGCAAATCTCGTAGTTTAGAATGGGGAGAACAGCCTCCTGCAGAGTCGTCGGTTTGTTTAGGTCTCTGCCGCGACCGATGCTGCCCCATCCCGTCAGCATCGCGTTACCCCGAGGAATGGACTCCGGATAGGGAAGGCTCACCGTTGCGACGAAGGGGTTCAGCTCGAAGGGTTTTTCCAGTTTCATAAGCGCGATGTCGTACGGCGCGACGGTGCTGAAACCGAACAACGCGGTGGAGTGACTCTTCTCAAGTTCTCACCTTGGAAGTGGGCGGGAGTTTTTCAACGCGTATGGCTCTCGTCACATCTTTTTACCCCGAGTAACCTGGATAAATGAAGCTCCTCGTGACGAGGCAGCTCTGCTCCGTTTCCTCGGTTGTTCCGAGCTTATACTTTCCGGCGAGGACAAGAAACCGTCCCGTGGGATGCCGAGGGGACAGGGTCTTGCAGTGCGCGGCTGTGAGCACCCATCCGGCCGTCAGAAGGCTGCCTCCGCACACGTGGCGCTGCTCCAACCCCCGAATCGGGTCGCCCCAGTGGATGGAGACCTGCCACGGGTGAAGACCTTTCTTCGCGTTCATCCCGCCGACTATCCTCGTCGGCCTTTCCGCCAGCAGTGAGAGCTCGAAGACCATAGTCGACGCTGCCGGGCGAGAAataggaaacaaaaaaaaaaatataaagtataaaatgttGATTGGAGTTACAGCTGCAAAAGTTATCAGTCTTGTCGACAGTTTGGATGAAGTTAATGGGCGCAACTTGGATTACTTGAATGTTAGTTCAGCGATCGATTAACTCTCTGAGAGCGAGACCCGAAACGAAACGTTTAAACATTAAGACTGGCACGGGTTACCTGTgagttcaatttttaataagaTCCTCAATGACATGGCATTCGAGCGATAAAAAGGCAATTTGTTAAATTGCTCGGCGAGTTTTCTCCCGGCGGTCCAGAGACCACATTTTCAAGAGAAACATTTACAATCCTGTAAATCTTTGACCTTCGTATAACCATAAAATTCCAACTGTGTTTTTATTGCCTATCTCGGTCTTATAGTTTCGCGGATATAATTATACTTGTACGCGTTTTATGTCGCAGAGATCACTTGACGCGAGTAAAAGATCGCACAGATTATTTAAAACACAGCAATATTTGTGAGTGAATTATCGCCGGTAAAAATGATCAAGTCAAACACGATGAACCTACAGCGTGTGTTTCATAGGATATAACCAGCTTCCGAATCACTGTTTATGCAtggaaaatatcaaaattggaGCGATTGatttactgaaaaatattcctaCCGTTTTCTTCGGCGCACAGTCCACGAAAAATCACAAACACAAGTATGAAAATTCTATGAGGAAACATGGCAGAGTATTAAGAAACACGACGCGCTACGCGTCAACAAACTCGGCCAAGAGGCTGTGAATGAGTTGCGTTGTTAACGCGTTCGCTCAACCGCGATCCTGAAGGAGAACGCGCCGCTTCGTTTCTATAGGGAGTATCAAGAAATGCGGATGCGGAAGTGATCCGCAGACACGTTTGTCGCTCTCTTATCTAGTCAATACGTTATAGTTCACCTTATCCAAGACCAGATCCAGATCCGTCGATTTAAACTGGTGGGACGAGCGTATAGAGCAATTGTGCAGACAGACCCCGTTAGAAAAGTAGTCTCGCAGCGGTTTCTTTCCTTTCGGTACGCTTCCGAGTGCAGAATTTGGAGTTACCAATGTCGTCTATTTAAAAGTATCTCGTTCCGGTCAAATGATTGATGTATCTTCCCAATTTTTACCGAGCTTGCGAAACGAGCTGGGATCATGTTCTCATTTTGTATTTGCCATCCGCTTGACTGTCACGAATTTCTTATTTCCAAAAGTTTGAATGAATTTATCGTCGCGGATTGCGATTGAATGGATTGATCTGTAAGTAGTTGATTACGATAAGGAATCGGATGTTGCTGTTTGAATTgcatgaaataaattatttgttaaCGTGAAGGTGAAACACTTTCGTTCTTCTGTCGATTGCATTGGATTTTCTGTGTCACATCATTTCGATGTATAAGATCTGATAACTCTCGGATTCTCGGTACTAAACGTACGGCGACAAGGTTTACTGATCTACTTAAACTGAGACTATTTCATTGTAGAATTACAGGATGGACTGTCAAGCACCGTTATAACTTCCTTTCTCGACAGTAATGTTATTTAATTACACGGGAGAGCCTCCAGCGTTAATGGATGTTCTGGATTGAACGTGAACCTGACAGAACCGTTATTTGCGGCCGTTTACACTCGCGAATTGATTCCTTTTCGAGTCAGCGGTTATATCGTTTAAACGGAGTATACACGTGCAGAGTTGATTTGTAGGAACGTCGGACAAATCCGAATCTCCGATTGCTTACGCAAATTGTTTTACGATTGACATGAGGGTAAACGCAGGTAGGTACGCTGTACCAGCTGTtatttgtatgtttttttttgaattgtagaaacaacagaaaaaaagagtTTAAATCAATCAATCGTCATGTCATGATTCAAATCTGATgtgagaattgaaattttactaaTATTTGAAagagtaaaataattatcgaacaatttaaacaaactaAATATTACGGCACTTGTTACAatattcgatttaaaaaatattctacaggCAGATGATCAATTATCGATTCTACAAATGGATAACAAATAAACGCGGTCGCGATAGCAATTAAAggttaattgaattttgtacgaaaattataacgaaTTTACGCTGCATATGAAGCGTGCGAATCTGTCGATGACACCAAATTTTATCACGCACGTATGAATCCCATACAGCCAGAAGGTGAAATTCGCGATTAAAAATTTAGCCAACGCCGAAAAGGTACTTATCTGAAATTcggaaatataataattgtagaaattaTTTTGCCTCCGTATATATTTTCTGCAGGTTAAGCTGCTCACGAACCGAAAATTATACACAATCCGTTGAAACACAGTACATTATGACACGCCAAGGTGTGGTGCTTTCAACTATTTCATGAAACGCCGCTTGTTGTTGTTACTGGCGAAACGGGGGAGGTGGTTTCTCACGTTGTTCATCGTGCCGCACGTGGCAGGTTGCAATTCCGCCTCTTGGCGTaacgttaattaattttcaacgggCTGAGAGAGTTCGCTGTTCTCCAAGTCGTTCACTGTCGCGACATTGAATGCGGAATCGAATCAGTCCGTACCTGAATGCCCATATTCGTTCAAGCGCGAAAAAAAAGCGACGGACACTTTCTGCGAGAAAAGTGGTTTGACCACCGGTTGAAAATCAGTTCACGATTACTTTTTAACCGGGATTAACGGTCTTGGTATCCGAGAAAACACCAGAATCACTCGCCTTGCGCCATTTTACAGAAAGAGAATATTCCCCGGGTATTGCCCGGTAttcgtttaaatatttatgaacTCTCGCTGAAACggcagagtttttttttttttttttctaattcctGTGCCATCAAAGGCTCATAGCTTTGACGATGTTCACGATATTGTGCGGATTTAGTGGATTTTCGCAGTTCTTGAACGTCCGATGTTTTCGATCCTTCTGCCGGTGCAGGTCGTggactaaaaaatttttgtcaattaaGAGTAAGATGGCCGGAGATGAATCTGATGAAGACTTGTTACCGCTGATACACTTTGGTTCTCATTCACTGTCGAGGTGCACGGCTAACAGCGGATTTCGTCGACATTATTTAAATGGTTCATAGTTTTGAAACTTTTAGTATCACTCACCTGACGGGACGGCGGGCGAAGAGATGCTGGAGTATCCTTAAGCAACGCCGGCGTCTTCACATACGCCAAAGCTATAAAGACAGGCTAGAGCCGAGAGAGTGCATCTAATACTCTCTTAAATATGCATCCAAGACGCAAATGCTATTTCTTATGAATGTGAATTTGCTCCTTTTTGCCTCTACCGGCTATCCTTCCTGCTCCCCTTCTTCCTGTAGGATATTAAACAGCTACGACCTCTACAGATCTCTAGCAAACTATGTTCAGCGGAATGCCTTGATATTAGATTGGAAGCCGAAATTCGAAATGTTATTAAATATAATGAACTATCTGAGACGTATACTGAGTCTCCTGCGGACGTGCTCGCGATTTCAAGCAGCTTTCGGTAACAAATCTAGGATTTTCTACGCAAGGGGAAGTGGTGAAAGTatcataaattttctttactgGTTAAGAAACAACTCATTTTCacaaatgaaatattaaaGGAAATTTAACAGTTTACGGGTAGTTGTGAAAACCAATCGCTAATCAGGCACTCGAAATTCGGGTTGCAAATCGATTCAGAGCAATGAAACACGCGAGagaatattgatttttatcgcCATTATTACATTGATTTACTATTTCTGTTTCCTCGGACTGTACGAGGATAAGCTTCCATTGGGTTTGTGTTGCTCTAAATACGTACTTATTACTGATAATACTTAACAATACCTTACAAGCAACTTATCACGAGAATTGCCTTCAAAGAATTTTGTCTAGACGAAAGGTTCGGTCTGCACCGATTTACAAAATCCATGCAATCAATTATACTAGGGTGTGTTCAGAAAGAATGAGTATAGCAGATTTAGTAATCCCCTGTATTAACGCATTCCCACGAAAATGTCTATAAACTGACTGTAAAAAATGCTAAATGAACGGCACGGAGCTTTTATCGCGTTGCAAAAACTAAGACGATGCTTAAGATAGTCAATATTTGACGGGTAGGCAAGGCcgctgaaatatttcatgGTAATTTTACCAAAAGGAGGGATTATCCTAGCCCGTCTACGTCTTTAAACGATTCTCAGATCGAAATTCTAGtccagaaaaaaattagaacgCTCGTGACACGGATTTGAAATCATCTAAATAagcttttgaaaattgcgtttatttttgatttattatttttgccaCGGAATGATACGTGATTGGAAAAACTGATGCACAATTTTGATCATGCGAATTGTTATTCCTACTTTGGCCACTGTCTGTACGTTAAATGATCCATTTTATCATCAggtatatttattatgtatCTGCTTACTTCAGCCCCGATTTGACGTTATGTAAACatcgattttcgaatttacgtCAACGTCGTATTGCTCATACAGCAAAGCTTTGCATGATAAATCACGACTCTGCTCTTTTAGTACAGCTTCTCGCTTCTATTTTTCTAACTGactaaaaaaatcaacaatcaTGCAGCGAGTTAACCAGCATGCTTTGCGTGTATTCGTCCGCCCCACGGGATTCTAATTATTGAGTACAGCGCGAAAATGTTTCAGCAAACGACCGCGCCAATAATACCCTAGCTTTTCGGCGCGCGCATACGAGTTCACGCTCATTGAAAGGGCGCAGTTTTTCATTAAAACCGTTGGCCTGCCCTAGTTCCGCAGAGCCGCAGTCTTCCACCCGGTCTAACGCGAACAAAT
Proteins encoded in this region:
- the LOC107216795 gene encoding venom peptide isomerase heavy chain-like, with the translated sequence MTGHQLPQASTMVFELSLLAERPTRIVGGMNAKKGLHPWQVSIHWGDPIRGLEQRHVCGGSLLTAGWVLTAAHCKTLSPRHPTGRFLVLAGKYKLGTTEETEQSCLVTRSFIYPGYSGTVAPYDIALMKLEKPFELNPFVATVSLPYPESIPRGNAMLTGWGSIGRGRDLNKPTTLQEAVLPILNYEICKRALDKALRHEGRNPLHPTNICTGPLDGTKSACKGDSGGPLVVVNAFGQAEIVGVVSWGLFPCGGRNAPSVYTRVSAYVPWIHKIMLNH